A part of Aspergillus flavus chromosome 5, complete sequence genomic DNA contains:
- a CDS encoding glycolipid 2-alpha-mannosyltransferase: MGLTQRISKWLPSSPSLPVDDVSREKGRNISRFAFFKRRIRLKGNSSISIPLGFVLLFPCLVIVLVLLLFVRHPSSPGGILIPAGTPPSIRKISEKHDKVFASGCLQVEKEVEGKRANAAFVVLARNKELDGVIQSLKSIERHFNRWFHYPYVFLNDGDFDDTFKDTVKNYTSAPVEFGKIDDTMWGYPKWVDHEVAKEGIRKQGDAAIMYGGMESYHHMCRFYSGFFYKHPLLMKYEWYWRLEPEISYFCDITYDPFVKMAEANKTYGFTIAVKELRETVPNIFRYASAYKRKHNLESKGLWEMFLERPPEEEPKPEEGKQDKLPEEILQNEPGENTVPDVDPEAMEGEKYNMCHFWSNFEIARLDWFRSKEYEEFFEMMDRSGGFWMERWGDAPIHSLAAGVLLSPSDIHYFRDFGYRHTTIQHCPANAPARQLPRIPWLEMTTEDEKARFEEDEYWANADPVKENGVGCRCRCDTDIVDVEGKQGSCLAEWVEVAGGWASP; encoded by the exons ATGGGGTTGACGCAGCGAATCTCAAAATGGCTGCCCTCTTCGCCGAGTCTCCCTGTGGATGACGTTTCGCGCGAAAAGGGCCGCAACATTTCCAGGTTCGCGTTTTTCAAGAGAAGAATACGCTTGAAGGGCAATTCATCGATTTCTATACCATTGGGATTTGTTTTACTATTTCCATGCCTTGTAATAGTCCTggttttgcttctttttgtccgacacccttcttctcccgGTGGTATTCTAATCCCAGCTGGCACACCTCCATCTATAAG AAAAATAAGTGAAAAGCATGACAAGGTCTTCGCCTCGGGATGTCTGCAGGTCGAGAAAGAGGTTGAGGGTAAGCGTGCGAATGCCGCGTTTGTCGTTCTCGCTAGGAACAAGGAATTGGACGGAGTCATCCAGTCTTTGAAGTCAATTGAGAGACATTTCAACCGATGGTTCCACTATCCTTATGTGTTCCTGAACGACGGCGATTTTGATGACACTTTCAAGGATACCGTGAAGAATTATACAAGTGCTCCTGTGGAATTCGGCAAAATTGACGATACCATGTGGGGTTATCCTAAATGGGTTGACCACGAAGTGGCAAAGGAAGGCATCAGAAAGCAGGGCGACGCCGCTATCATGTATGGTGGAATGGAGAGTTACCACCATATGTGCAGATTCTATTCTGG ATTCTTTTACAAACATCCCCTTCTCATGAAGTACGAATGGTACTGGCGTCTGGAGCCAGAGATCAGCTACTTCTGTGACATAACCTA CGACCCTTTCGTCAAAATGGCTGAAGCAAATAAAACCTATGGATTTACGATTGCTGTCAAAGAACTCCGTGAGACTGTCCCTAACATCTTCCGCTATGCCTCGGCCTATAAGCGGAAGCACAATCTCGAGTCAAAGGGACTTTGGGAGATGTTCCTCGAAAGGCCACCTGAGGAGGAGCCTAAGCCCGAGGAAGGGAAACAGGACAAGCTTCCGGAGGAAATCCTGCAGAATGAGCCTGGAGAGAATACTGTTCCCGATGTCGACCCTGAGGCCATGGAAGGCGAAAAGTATAACATGTGCCATTTCTGGAGTAACTTTGAAATCGCACGCTTGGATTGGTTCCGCAGTAAGGAATACGAAGAATTTTTTGAAATGATGGATAGGAGTGGTGGTTTCTGGATGGAAAGA TGGGGTGATGCGCCCATCCACTCGCTAGCTGCAGGTGTTCTTCTGTCGCCCAGCGACATCCACTACTTCCGTGATTTTGGGTACCGTCATACGACCATCCAACATTGCCCCGCCAACGCTCCCGCCCGACAACTCCCACGAATCCCGTGGCTCGAAATGACcacggaagatgagaaagcGCGGTTCGAAGAGGACGAGTATTGGGCAAATGCCGACCCCGTGAAAGAGAACGGTGTCGGTTGCAGGTGCAGATGTGACACAGATATCGTGGATGTTGAGGGTAAACAAGGCAGCTGTCTTGCCGAGTGGGTAGAAGTTGCGGGAGGCTGGGCTTCTCCCTAG
- a CDS encoding RanBP1 domain-containing protein: MSDVPETKPDPTTSAPEAAEKPEETTTSTEAPKTEEDKSATETVVETAKEAATKTTDSVFSMFGGGPKKEKKEEPEDNNDEPSGSSKAQKTEEEDEAPESPDVHFEPVIRLTEKVETKTNEELEEQTFKMRAKLFRFDGESKEWKERGTGDVRLLKHKENQKTRLVMRRDKTLKVCANHYIVPAMKLSPNVGSDRSWVWNAAADVSEGEPEAQTLAIRFANSENANLFKEAFEKAQQENEKLLASQ, from the exons ATGTCTGACGTCCCTGAGACTAAGCCTGACCCCACCACCAGCGCTCCTGAGGCGGCTGAGAAGCCTGAGGAGACTACCACCTCTACCGAAGCTCCCAAGACTGAGGAGGACAAGTCTGCAACTGAGACCGTAGTTGAAACAGCTAAGGAGGCGGCCACCAAGACAACCGACAGCGTTTTCTCGATGTTCGGCGGTGGCCctaagaaggaaaagaaggaagaacctGAGGATAACAATGATGAGCCATCTGGCTCTTCGAAGGCTCAAAAaaccgaagaagag GATGAAGCACCTGAGTCCCCTGACGTTCACTTCGAGCCTGTTATCCGCCTGACCGAGAAGGTGGAAACCAAGACCAACGAGGAACTTGAAGAGCAGACTTTCAAGATGCGCGCTAAGCTGTTCCGATTCGATGGCGAGAgcaaggaatggaaggagcGTGGTACTGGCGATGTTAGACTGCTTAAGCACAAGGAGAACCAGAAGACTCGCCTGGTGATGCGCAGAGACAAGACCCTGAAGGTCTGCGCCAACCACTACA TTGTCCCTGCAATGAAGTTGAGCCCCAACGTTGGCAGTGATCGCAGCTGGGTTTGGAACGCCGCTGCCGATGTCAGTGAGGGTGAGCCCGAGGCGCAGACTCTGGCTATTCGTTTCGCCAACAGTGAGA ATGCCAACCTGTTTAAGGAGGCTTTCGAGAAGGCTCAGCAGGAGAACGAGAAGCTCCTCGCCAGCCAGTAA
- a CDS encoding putative phosducin, with product MSSAQDEFNLLVQSNREKYSTHPEDRDNDSGHDSNPSEDEQDHPQFSDSEDHDPTMRTGSSTYRVPNIVFDANTGPKGVIADAQAFERARASSFRKTLHHNDHAKYVADDSHLLHHTPPPDGSLSDEDEEHFLRQWREERIQELRNRSFRRPSPRRRMYGSVDTVDAVGYLDAIEKVTSDTVVVVCIYNPESKTSALVEDCLEGVARRNPTVRFVKLHHEIAEMDYIRAPALLAYRGGDVFETIVEIVRQIPKGRDCTSHTLEDLLKLYRVL from the exons ATGTCTTCTGCCCAAGACGAATTCAACCTCCTGGTTCAGTCCAATCGGGAGAAGTACTCTACACATCCTGAGGATCGTGACAACGACTCGGGTCACGACTCCAATCCTTCAGAAGACGAACAAGACCACCCGCAGTTCTCGGACTCCGAGGACCACGATCCCACTATGAGAACCGGCTCGTCCACCTACCGTGTCCCAAACATTGTCTTCGATGCCAACACCGGTCCCAAGGGTGTTATAGCCGACGCTCAGGCCTTTGAGCGCGCGCGCGCAAGCTCCTTTCGCAAAACACTGCATCATAATGACCATGCAAAATACGTTGCCGACGATTCCCACCTTCTGCATCATACCCCGCCTCCGGATGGCTCGCTCAgtgatgaggacgaggaacACTTCCTTCGCCAATGGCGCGAAGAGCGTATACAGGAATTAAGGAACCGGAGCTTCCGGCGGCCTAGCCCCCGGCGGAGAATGTATGGGTCGGTCGATACAGTCGACGCGGTTGGGTACCTTGATGCCATTGAGAAGGTCACATCCGATACGGTAGTGGTTGTTTGTATCTATAATCCCGAG TCAAAGACCAGCGCTTTAGTAGAAGACTGCCTGGAAGGCGTTGCGCGCAGAAACCCAACCGTCCGCTTCGTTAAGCTCCATCATGAAATTGCCGAGATGGATTATATCAGGGCTCCGGCATTGTTGGCCTACAGAGGCGGTGATGTCTTTGAGACTATCGTCGAGATCGTCCGACAGATCCCGAAAGGTCGCGACTGTACCTCTCACACTTTGGAAGATTTACTCAAACT ATACCGAGTGCTGTAA
- a CDS encoding G protein complex beta subunit SfaD (G protein beta subunit SfaD), with protein MAADMSGEQMQAKITAARREAEGLKDRIKRRKDELADTTLRQVAQNQTDTLPRIGMKPRRTLKGHLAKIYAMHWSTDRRHLVSASQDGKLIIWDAYTTNKVHAIPLRSSWVMTCAYAPSGNYVACGGLDNICSIYNLSSREGPTRVARELSGHSGYLSCCRFINDRRIITSSGDMTCMLWDIESGSKVTEFADHLGDVMSISINPTNQNIFVSGACDAFAKLWDIRTGKAVQTFAGHESDINAIQFFPDGNAFGTGSDDTSCRLFDIRADRELNIYQSDQILCGITSVAFSVSGRLLFAGYDDFECKVWDVLRGDKVGSLSGHENRVSCLGVSNDGISLCTGSWDSLLKVWAW; from the exons ATGGCAGCCGATATGAGCGGCGAGCAGATGCAGGCCAAGATCACCGCGGCCCGGCGCGAAGCTGAAGGCTTGAAGGATAGGATCAAGCGCAGAAAGGATGAGCTGGCCGATACCACTC TCCGTCAGGTCGCGCAAAATCAAACCGACACTTTGCCTCGCATCGGAATGAAGCCCCGTCGGACGCTCAAGGGTCATCTCGCCAAGATCTACGCTATGCACTGGTCGACCGACCGACGTCATCTCGTCTCTGCTTCGCAAGATGGAAAGCTTATAATCTGGGATGCCTACACTACAAACAAAGTCCATGCAATCCCATTGAGGTCATCGTGGGTCATGACCTGCGCCTATGCCCCGAGTGGAAACTACGTTGCGTGTGGTGGTCTAGATAACATCTGCTCAATCTACAACCTCTCTTCCCGCGAAGGTCCCACGCGTGTTGCGCGCGAGCTGTCAGGACATTCGGGATACCTCTCTTGCTGCCGCTTCATCAACGATCGCCGTATTATCACCTCGTCCGGAGACATGACTTGCATGCTGTGGGATATTGAATCGGGCTCGAAAGTGACTGAATTCGCCGACCACCTGGGCGACGTCATGTCGATCAGCATTAACCCTACCAACCAGAACATCTTCGTCTCGGGCGCCTGCGATGCTTTCGCGAAACTCTGGGATATTCGTACCGGAAAGGCTGTTCAGACTTTCGCCGGACACGAATCGGACATCAATGCTATCCAATTCTTCCCCGACGGAAATGCATTCGGCACGGGCTCGGATGATACTTCCTGCCGTCTCTTCGACATTCGTGCAGATCGTGAACTCAACATTTACCAG AGCGACCAAATATTGTGTGGCATCACTTCCGTTGCTTTCTCCGTCTCTGGAAGATTGCTTTTCGCTGGTTATGACGATTTTGAGTGCAAG GTGTGGGATGTTCTCCGAGGCGACAAAGTTGGCTCTCTTAGCGGTCACGAGAACCGGGTCAGCTGTCTTGGAGTCAGCAATGACGGCATTAGTCTGTGTACAGGCTCTTGGGATTCTCTG CTCAAGGTCTGGGCCTGGTAG
- a CDS encoding MYND-type zinc finger protein samB (MYND domain protein, putative), giving the protein MREVNFSIPNVNKASVNITTTLYDRRALDCTSTLPLINSLNHLAYLTTSSARIRDILTVDGGIERLVCILKEGRSRDLMEMWKWSLAFQCVVNIGVRGSESVRTRVVEADMVPVIATILDNYIKVVDKARARADSENQRHSSRHHPKAAPAAGDVTGRPSFPDQSSNSEQRTSRRQAPPPSIEIPAFLHQNTNAPDTNAMDVTSSPRAPMTSPPERSTFGQEAHIHRSHDGRHLHTGHRHRAMQPLATALPPMDTADGFGLRPVRDTERLPSMLPTLHNGITSQPDSPTTPNGPVQPRSHAQTSAARQRPTLRQQQSASGDSDDGNGEGSTLGDNAGSAETSEPIVGLQNEMEIDEVSDRQTMIDGVSNSHDLTVTDPSESQEAETFNISHRSTVDGSIINNDTTQTNTALGLSPTQAANNANSPALVPSPYTLYFRDRSAVPQNVLTTMPRDEDVLMSLQLLAYVSKYCNLRSYFQHSHLVPKLKVDRELQMLEEGASPIEPPEEEEEYMLPDDVNIFPLVEKFTVRHHSKDMQYWACVVMRNLCRKDESRGGIRQCAYYKCGKWEEFQRQFAKCRRCRRTKYCSKDCQKAAWVYHRHWCHTTP; this is encoded by the coding sequence ATGCGGGAGGTCAACTTCAGCATCCCAAATGTCAACAAGGCTTCGGTGAACATCACAACTACCCTTTACGACCGCCGTGCCCTCGATTGCACATCAACACTGCCCCTCATAAATTCACTCAACCATCTCGCCTATCTGACCACTTCCTCCGCTCGAATTCGCGATATCCTCACGGTCGATGGCGGCATTGAACGGTTGGTCTGCATCCTCAAAGAGGGTCGCAGTAGAGATTTGATGGAAATGTGGAAGTGGAGCCTCGCCTTCCAGTGTGTGGTCAACATCGGGGTGCGGGGCTCAGAGAGCGTGAGGACGAGGGTAGTCGAAGCGGACATGGTGCCAGTGATTGCGACCATTCTTGACAATTACATCAAGGTGGTGGACAAGGCGCGGGCACGAGCGGATAGCGAAAACCAAAGACACTCATCACGGCATCACCCCAAGGCGGCTCCTGCCGCGGGCGATGTGACCGGACGCCCGTCCTTCCCAGACCAGTCATCCAACAGTGAGCAACGCACCTCTCGCCGCCAGGCACCTCCCCCGTCGATTGAAATCCCGGCATTCCTCCACCAAAACACAAATGCGCCCGACACAAACGCCATGGACGTCACCTCGTCGCCTCGTGCCCCCATGACATCGCCCCCGGAGAGAAGCACGTTCGGACAGGAGGCCCACATCCACAGATCGCACGATGGTCGCCATTTGCACACTGGCCATCGTCACAGGGCGATGCAGCCCCTGGCTACCGCCTTGCCACCCATGGACACCGCCGATGGCTTCGGTCTGCGTCCCGTGCGGGACACGGAAAGACTCCCCAGCATGTTGCCCACCTTACACAACGGGATTACATCGCAGCCTGATTCCCCGACGACCCCCAACGGCCCTGTGCAGCCTCGTAGCCATGCCCAGACGTCTGCCGCCAGACAGCGACCCACGTTGAGGCAGCAACAGTCGGCATCGGGAGATTCTGATGATGGGAATGGAGAAGGCTCCACCCTGGGCGACAACGCCGGCTCAGCAGAGACATCGGAGCCCATTGTTGGCCTCCAGAACGAAATGGAGATTGACGAAGTGAGCGACCGGCAAACTATGATAGACGGCGTTTCCAATTCCCATGATCTGACCGTGACCGATCCGTCCGAAAGCCAAGAAGCCGAGACGTTCAACATCAGTCATCGTTCCACGGTGGATGgcagcatcatcaacaacgaCACCACGCAGACCAACACGGCTCTGGGGCTATCTCCGACACAGGCCGCCAATAACGCTAACTCTCCCGCTCTCGTCCCGAGTCCATACACCCTGTACTTCCGCGACCGGTCTGCAGTCCCTCAGAATGTCCTGACGACAATGCCCcgtgatgaggatgtcttGATGTCTCTCCAATTGTTGGCCTACGTCTCGAAGTATTGCAACCTTCGGTCATATTTCCAACACTCTCACCTCGTGCCGAAGCTCAAAGTCGACCGTGAACTTCAGATGCTGGAAGAAGGAGCGTCGCCGATCGAACCgccagaggaagaggaggagtaCATGCTTCCTGACGATGTCAACATCTTCCCCTTGGTGGAAAAGTTTACGGTGCGTCATCACTCCAAAGACATGCAGTACTGGGCTTGCGTCGTCATGAGGAATCTCTGCCGCAAGGACGAGTCGAGAGGTGGCATTCGGCAATGCGCATACTACAAGTGCGGTAAATGGGAAGAGTTCCAGCGACAATTTGCCAAGTGTCGCCGTTGCCGCCGCACCAAGTACTGCAGCAAAGATTGTCAGAAAGCCGCGTGGGTGTATCATCGTCACTGGTGCCACACCACGCCATGA
- a CDS encoding iron/ascorbate family oxidoreductase, with protein MAGDNTPVGPLIQLPILDISNPNDPAVGKAMLDAAAKYGFLYVSSKGTDFTVSDVEKAFDLSRQFFKSPVEEKAACRIQPNNYGWSGMHVETLDPEHQRTGDFKEAFNFGEFKDGKAQHPLPRSLTSHEPEIAHFADLCNKTCDRILKLLALGLEIPEDFFTARHDPSQGPTGCNLRYLYYPSIASPATSSYQHGTDVRAGAHSDYGSVTLLFQRPGQPGLEILTPEGTWAPVPVQPGQTAEEDRDAAFPFPPILVNIGDLLSYWTDGLLKSTVHRVVFPLSEQQSPNPQDRYSIVFFCHPLDKTELVPVPSDIVTAHRQKCKESGVQDEKVGFGGGAGSLEPGKRTLTAQEHLEARLAATYKFDK; from the exons ATGGCAGGCGACAACACACCCGTGGGGCCCCTCATTCAACTCCCGATTTTGGACATCTCGAACCCGAACGACCCCGCCGTGGGGAAGGCGATGCTGGACGCAGCCGCGAAATATGGCTTCCTCTACGTGAGCAGCAAAGGAACTGACTTCACTGTCAGTGATGTTGAGAAGGCTTTTGATCTT TCGAGGCAGTTCTTTAAGTCCCCCGTGGAGGAAAAGGCGGCTTGTCGGATCCAGCCCAAT AACTATGGCTGGTCCGGTATGCATGTCGAGACCCTGGACCCAGAGCATCAACGG ACAGGTGACTTCAAAGA GGCATTCAACTTTGGGGAATTCAAAGACGGAAAGGCCCAACACCCACTGCCGCGATCCCTGACTTCACATGAGCCAGAAATAGCTCATTTCGCAGATCTCTGTAACAAAACCTGCGACAGGATCCTCAAGCTGCTAGCACTTGGACTCGAGATACCGGAGGACTTCTTCACGGCTCGTCACGACCCCAGCCAAGGCCCGACAGGCTGTAATCTGCGTTACCTCTATTACCCTTCAATTGCCTCCCCGGCAACCTCATCCTACCAGCACGGTACCGACGTTCGTGCAGGCGCCCATTCCGACTATGGCAGCGTCACCTTGCTCTTCCAGCGTCCTGGCCAGCCAGGCCTGGAGATCCTGACGCCAGAAGGAACTTGGGCACCCGTCCCAGTGCAACCGGGGCAAACTGCTGAGGAGGACCGGGATGCTGCCTTCCCTTTCCCACCTATCCTAGTCAATATCGGCGACTTGCTCAGTTACTGGACAGATGGGCTACTGAAATCAACCGTCCACCGCGTCGTCTTCCCACTATCTGAGCAACAGAGTCCCAACCCGCAGGATCGTTACAGTATCGTCTTCTTTTGCCACCCCCTGGATAAGACAGAACTGGTTCCTGTCCCTAGTGATATAGTAACCGCCCATCGACAGAAGTGCAAGGAGAGTGGTGTCCAGGACGAGAAAGTTGGCTTCGGCGGCGGAGCTGGGAGTCTGGAACCAGGCAAGCGAACACTGACGGCTCAAGAACACTTAGAGGCACGCTTGGCTGCAACGTACAAGTTCGATAAATGA
- a CDS encoding XPG I-region protein, which produces MPIRPLDEWAAARTQSLPLSALKGAVVGIDASHYIKQHLLHPSTREPLLVALGGFPFALRNNIERELQTFKDSGVTCVFVFDGLDFGTKNQRPHVSPESVRAFEQAWDLYDQQQADQVVDAFSGAGTPRPESLYRFLQRILHNNGIDYIVAPYSAAAQLAYLSKGSNPLVDAVCGPSEVLMFDVDKLITRIDADPAQFCWITKQTCQEELGRLSNEQFLDFCLLLGSLFLPTFPIFENPAFPGKGATIRDALPMFNSAGRSALSLCAQFEEDRRMQELQYTDRYKRAFMTVKHHVFIDAEGRVGPMDPENTSSDMHELIGQRLPEELYFYLSKGVLGADVPNYLTSGEVVVSRPLGVEDTEIYRQVAGTTLTPIRTQAICLLSNSLHRFYQTKVIQVRTWYDERSDTSVNLKSLPSVKDTIQSWKIRIDQLPEGLKKLQRSTGPFKFAVQSLKDSEFVSKSLSARESQPLSSQEETLANVFWRFLQLRGYIDEKHQLTSWGLCLEQALSVLDPADNLEEATFLAIEMVRFGVLNAKQWFAHVSGGPMRGSDEDKNFNILVSRVACIAKLQHKSIGYSGPLSRQLLCYRSLVSEVRATLRNLIEVVLTGLLLSGDADRDRDDWTGLSVKLPFIDDNDCGLGIAVRTYLDDLPLQSDPTSPEARAEVKSKGKEWFQHSDSFTGNLDLAFKLWDAVYKGTQHAGKEFKDGKLFGDANSWLAERR; this is translated from the exons ATGCCGA TCCGCCCATTGGATGAATGGGCCGCTGCCCGCACGCAGTCTCTCCCACTCTCCGCCCTCAAAGGTGCCGTCGTCGGTATCGATGCGTCACATTACATTAAACAGCACCTCCTCCACCCTTCCACCCGTGAGCCTCTCTTGGTCGCTCTTGGCGGATTTCCGTTCGCTCTGAGGAACAATATCGAACGAGAGCTGCAGACCTTCAAGGACTCAGGCGTAACATGTGTTTTTGTCTTCGACGGTCTCGACTTTGGTACTAAGAACCAGCGACCCCACGTATCGCCGGAGTCAGTACGGGCATTTGAGCAAGCCTGGGACCTCTATGACCAACAACAGGCTGATCAAGTGGTGGACGCATTTAGTGGTGCAG GCACTCCTCGACCGGAATCACTCTATCGGTTCTTGCAGCGTATTCTTCATAATAATGGTATAGATTATATTGTCGCTCCTTATAGTGCTGCGGCTCAG CTCGCCTACCTCTCAAAAGGCTCCAATCCCCTAGTGGACGCAGTGTGCGGGCCATCGGAAGTCTTGATGTTCGACGTGGACAAGCTAATTACCCGGATTGACGCCGACCCAGCGCAGTTTTGCTGGATAACCAAACAGACATGCCAGGAGGAATTGGGTAGACTGTCTAATGAGCAGTTCCTGGACTTCTGTCTCCTCCTGGGATCTTTATTCCTACCGACATTCCCCATATTCGAGAACCCCGCCTTTCCTGGAAAGGGCGCTACCATTCGGGATGCTCTACCGATGTTCAACTCTGCTGGACGGAGCGCCCTCTCGCTGTGCGCCCAGTTCGAGGAAGATCGCCGTATGCAGGAGCTTCAATACACAGACCGTTACAAGCGTGCATTCATGACAGTGAAGCACCATGTGTTTATAGACGCGGAAGGACGGGTGGGCCCGATGGACCCAGAGAACACCTCTTCTGACATGCACGAGCTGATCGGCCAGCGTCTTCCCGAAGAACTCTACTTTTATCTCTCAAAAGGTGTCTTGGGCGCTGATGTGCCCAACTACCTGACGTCTGGCGAGGTCGTGGTGTCTCGGCCTTTGGGCGTGGAAGATACAGAAATCTATCGCCAGGTTGCCGGGACCACTCTTACTCCAATTAGAACCCAAGCGATATGCCTGCTTTCTAATTCCCTCCATAGATTCTACCAGACTAAAGTGATCCAAGTGCGTACTTGGTATGACGAGAGGTCCGATACATCAGTCAACCTCAAGTCTTTGCCTTCGGTCAAAGATACTATTCAGTCTTGGAAGATACGTATTGACCAGCTACCGGAGGGGTTGAAGAAACTGCAG CGATCGACTGGTCCGTTCAAGTTTGCCGTCCAAAGCTTGAAGGATTCAGAATTTGTGTCCAAGTCTCTGTCTGCCAGGGAGTCCCAG CCATTGTCGTCCCAAGAAGAGACTCTAGCCAACGTTTTCTGGAGATTCTTACAACTGCGTGGGTATATCGACGAGAAACACCAGCTCACCTCTTGGGGCCTTTGTCTGGAGCAAGCTCTATCGGTACTTGACCCAGCCGATAACCTTGAAGAGGCTACTTTCCTTGCTATTGAGATGGTACGCTTCGGTGTCCTCAATGCGAAGCAATGGTTTGCTCACGTATCGGGGGGCCCGATGAGAGGTTCTG ATGAGGATAAGAACTTTAATATTCTCGTCTCTCGCGTGGCGTGTATCGCTAAACTACAGCATAAGAGCATTGGCTACTCTGGACCTTTGAGCCGGCAGCTACTCTGCTACCGATCATTGGTTTCAGAAGTCCGTGCCACATTAAGGAATCTGATTGAAGTCGTTTTGACTGGTCTTCTACTCAGTGGAGATGCTGATAGGGATCGGGATGACTGGACTGGATTGAGCGTCAA ATTGCCCTTTATCGACGATAATGACTGCGGCCTGGGTATTGCCGTCCGCACATACCTTGATGACTTGCCCCTGCAGTCCGACCCGACATCGCCAGAGGCACGGGCTGAAGTGAAGTCGAAGGGTAAGGAATGGTTCCAACACAGCGATAGCTTTACAGGTAATTTGGATTTGGCTTTCAAGCTTTGGGATGCG GTCTACAAAGGAACACAGCACGCAGGGAAAGAATTCAAGGACGGTAAACTATTTGGGGACGCAAACAGCTGGTTGGCTGAAAGGCGGTGA
- a CDS encoding putative disulfide isomerase, which yields MARLSYLLVSCLSVVSAASAVVDLVPKNFDNVVLKSGKPALVEFFAPWCGHCKNLAPVYEELGQAFAHAEDKVTIGKVDADEHRDLGKKFGIQGFPTLKWFDGKSDKPVDYNGGRDLESLSSFVSEKTGIKPRGPKQEPSEVEMLTDSSFKTTIGGDKDVLVAFTAPWCGHCKNLAPTWESLAKDFVLEPNVVIAKVDAEAENAKATAREQGVTGYPTIKFFPKGSKEGIAYSGARSEEAFVEFVNEKAGTHRAVGGGLDDRAGTIASLDELVAKYTSSQNVEELLGEVKKAAKGLQDKYAQYYVKVAEKLSQNKEYADKEFARVKKIIAKGGSAPEKVDDLISRSNVLRQFLSQEKADMDMKDEL from the exons ATGGCTCGTCTGAGCTACCTGCTCGTGAGCTGCCTTAGCGTCGTGAGCGCTGCTTCCGCAGTCGTCGATCTAGTCCCCAAGAACTTCGACAATGTCGTGCTCAAGTCCGGCAAGCCCGCCCTCGTTGAATTCTTCGCCCCCTGGTGCGGTCACTGCAAGAACCTGGCGCCTGTGTACGAGGAGCTTGGACAAGCTTTCGCTCACGCCGAAGACAAAGTTACCATCGGCAAGGTTGATGCTGACGAGCACCGCGATCTCGGCAAGAAGTTCGGTATCCAGGGATTCCCTACTTTGAAATGGTTCGATGGCAAGAGTGACAAGCCTGTGGACTACAATGGCGGTCGTGATCTGGAGAGTCTGTCTAGCTTCGTGTCGGAAAAGACGGGCATCAAGCCTCGTGGCCCCAAGCAGGAGCCCAGCGAGGTTGAGATGCTGACTGATTCCTCTTTCAAGACTACTATCGGAGGTGACAAGGATGTTCTGGTTGCTTTCACCGCCCCTTGGTGTGGAC ACTGCAAGAACCTCGCCCCTACCTGGGAGTCCCTCGCTAAGGACTTCGTCCTCGAGCCCAACGTTGTGATCGCCAAGGTTGATGCTGAAGCTGAGAACGCCAAAGCCACTGCCCGGGAGCAGGGTGTCACCGGATACCCGACCATCAAATTCTTCCCCAAGGGCTCCAAGGAGGGTATTGCCTACTCTGGCGCTCGCTCCGAGGAGGCCTTCGTTGAGTTCGTGAACGAGAAGGCTGGCACTCACCGCGCCGTCGGAGGCGGTCTCGATGACAGAGCTGGCACCATTGCCTCCCTCGACGAGCTGGTCGCCAAGTACACCTCCTCCCAGAACGTTGAGGAGCTCCTCGgtgaggtgaagaaggctgcCAAGGGCCTGCAGGACAAGTACGCCCAGTACTATGTTAAGGTTGCCGAGAAGCTCAGCCAGAACAAGGAGTATGCCGACAAGGAATTCGCTCGTgtgaagaagatcatcgccAAGGGCGGTTCGGCACCGGAGAAGGTCGACGACCTCATCTCCCGTAGCAATGTTCTGCGCCAGTTCCTGAGTCAGGAGAAGGCCGATATGGACATGAAGGATGAGCTGTAA
- a CDS encoding heat shock factor binding protein 1-domain-containing protein, producing MTEDDNKSVSTSEAVTPPTGEQATDAQGQLAQAVDDLLDQLQHKFDNVSREMFGKLDDMARRLDELEASLTTVGDPSTPTGPGSPTK from the exons ATGACGGAAGACGACAATAAATCTGTCTCTACCTCCGAGGCTGTTACTCCCCCCACTGGCGAACAG GCTACCGATGCACAGGGCCAGCTCGCACAAGCTGTGGATGACCTCCTCGATCAATTACAGCATAAATTCGATAATGTGTCGCGGGAGATGTTCGGGAAAC TGGATGATATGGCAAGGCGGCTTGATGAGTTGGAGGCTTCGTTAACAACTGTTGGGGATCCGAGTACACCGACAGGACCGGGGAGTCCGACCAAGTAA